The Kordia sp. SMS9 DNA window AATTCTACGACGTCCATGTTTGCCAGTTCGGCGATATTCCTGTTGTTGACTTTAAAGTATAAAGATTCTTTGCGTAAGCGCGAACCGCCACATTCAGAACAATTTACTTTGTCCATATAATTTTTTGCCCAACGTTTGATAGAAGAAGAATCGCTGTCTTGAAATTGATTTTTGATGAAACTGATAATTCCTTCAAAATCAATCTTATAATCGCGGGTAACGCCCAACGTTTTGCTTACCACAGAGAATTTTTCGTTTCCACCGTTCAAAATCACGTCCATTGCTTCCTTTGGAATGTCTTTGATTGGATCGCTAATTTTAAATTCGTAGCGTTCGGCAATGATTTCCAATTGTTTGAAAATCCACGACTTTTTATATTCGCCTAAGGGTGCAATTCCGCCACCTTTAATGGTTGCTTTTGTATCGGGAATGACTTTATGTTCGTTGACTTCGTGCAACGTTCCCAATCCGTTGCAGTTGGGACACATTCCTTTTGGAGAGTTGAACGAAAAGGTATTTGGTTCTGGATTTGGATAGGAAACTCCCGAAGACGGACACATGAGGTTTCGACTGAAATAACGGGCTTCTGTCGGCGCATCTTGATCAATCACCATTAAAACATCATCACCATGGTACATCGCCGTTTTGATCGTTTCTGTCAAGCGTTTGTCATTGTCTACATCGTCGTCAATCTTCAAGCGATCAATCACAATTTCGATTTCGTGGGTTTTGTAACGATCTACGCGCATTCCTTTTTCTATATCGAGGATGACACCATCTACACGTACTTTTACAAAACCTTGTTTGGCAATATTTTCAAACAACTCGCGGTAATGTCCTTTACGCGAACGTATGACAGGAGCGAGGACGTTGACACGTTTTCCTTTAAAATCGTTGAGAATTAGGTTTTTGATCTGTTCATCGCTGTAACTGATCATTTTTTCGCCTGAGTTGTAACTATACGCATCCGAAGCTCTGGCAAATAATAGTCGCAAGAAGTCATAAATCTCGGTAATGGTTCCAACCGTAGAGCGTGGACTTTTGCTCGTAGTTTTTTGTTCTATGGCGATTACGGGCGACAAACCATCAATTTTATCCACATCTGGTCGTTCGAGTCCACCGAGAAATTGGCGCGCATACGCAGAAAATGTTTCAATATAACGGCGTTGTCCTTCGGCATAAATCGTATCAAAGGCTAAGGATGATTTTCCACTGCCAGAAAGTCCTGTAATTACGACTAGTTTTTCTCTAGGAATCGTAACATCAATGTTCTTTAAGTTGTGTACTCTAGCACCTTGTACTTCTATATTTTCTTCGTATTTCGTCATAGCTTTTTGCAAAAACGCAAAGATACGAATTTTACTAGCAGAAAGTAAGCTAGATGAATTCCAATTTTTCACAATCATATAATTTATATGCATTGTGATATCTCTTTCTGTTTGGCAGTAGTTTTAGCTATGTTTTTAGTGCTATTTTAAAATTGTTAGGTATTTGTTAATTAAGGTGTTACCGTAAACCATTGTAAGTAGATAGTTATAGTTTTATAATTCACAAAAAAAAAATATATATCATGAAAAAAAAGAATTTAAACTCGTTAGCACTGAACAAGAAATCAATTTCTAATTTTAACACACCAGCTATTAAAGGTGGAACTTTTGTATCGATCTCTTGTCAACCTTTAGGAATTTGCGCTGAGACAGACGGATGTAACACAGATGATTGTAATCATACTGTAGGGTGTCCTTCGGATACTTGTACTGCAGTAGGATGCAACCCAACGAACACTTGTGAAACGATATCTTGCGAGCCTGTAGGTATTTGTAGATAGTATGATGTGAATCATATAGAGAAGCCGTTTCAATAGTTGTTGAAGCGGTTTTTTTAGTACTTTTTTTCTGCTCTTCTTTTCGTGAAAAATGCTTTCCAAATTAATATTGCATAAATCACCACAGGAATTAAAACACAAATGATTACCGAAGAAGCTACATACGTACTTCCAACAGCATTAAAGAGATTTAAAAAGGCTACAGATTTTTGAAACAACCAATCACAGAATTCCGTAAAGTTGGGAATGAAGAGAATTACAATTGCAACGAGCAAACTAAAGAGTACTGTAAACAACCGTAGTTGGTAAATTTTGTCGAGTAGGAGCATCCACGAAAGTGGAATACCAATAAACCATACAATGATATTAATTTCTTTATAAGTAAAACCTGTGAGCTTAGAAAACCACAGTAAAGCTTCATAAGTATAGTTGAAAATGGTATCCATAAAGATAACATATAAAAAAACTCCGAAGCGTTTGTTTCGGAGTTTTTAATATGTATGAATGAGTTTTAGTTACTCTATAATTAATTTTTTAGTAACCGTTCTTTCTTGATCCGTTACCGTGATTAAATACATACCAGTGCTTACATTACGCAATGAAATGTTTTCATTGAATGTAGACGTAGCGTTGTAGTTTTTTGTGTGAATTAGTCGTCCAGAGATGTCGTGTACATTGATGCTGATATCTTCACCTGAAGTAGAGTTGAAGGACAATGAGAATTCTCCTTTGTTTGGATTTGGATACAGAGCGAAACTGTCTAATTCGAACTCTTCATTGCTCAATGAAATATTTGTTGTCGTTGTACAAAGCTCAATAGACCATTCGTTTACAACTCCAGAATCTCCATTGAAGAAATCTACAAATACTAAATTCCATGTACCAGAAGGATTATTTCCATTAAATCCAGTCATCGGATTTGCAGGAGCAAAGGTACCAACAGTTGGTGTAGCACATGCAATTGTTGGCTCACCATCTCGTAAAGTAACATCAATACCTCCATATTGTGCATCGTTACATGTTCGTGACCAAATATTTGAGAAACCACCACCGTTTGGTGCTTGCAATTGCATGATTAAATCTCCAATATACGTGTGTGCTACATCAGCACTTACTCTAATATCTGTTATTGGTGTATTTTCTGTTACGGTTACTGGAATGAATACAGGTGTTCCTTGTACGTTAGCTCCAGTACTATCTGGAATTGGCGTTGCAATAGGACCTGTTGTATAGGTGTTACACACTGTGTTTGTAGTTACTGTTGCACCTACAGAGAATGATTTTGAAATTGCAAAAAAGACGTTTCCTACAGCTTCAATTTTAATTCTACAATACGGTTCAAATACTACCGGGAATGTTATTGCTTGCGAACCGTCGTTAGGCGTATTTGCAGCTAACGTAGTTGGGAATGTTAATCCTCCATCCGTAGAGAATAAAATATTTACGTTAGACGTGTTGATTCCGTTTGCCGTAGTTCCTGCAACATCCCATGTAATTGTGGTTGCTGAGTTTGTTGGGAAACTTTGGTTTGTTGTATTTGGTGCAGTTACTATAAAAGGTCCTGTGTTTGCAAAAGTAACTGTTGCATCATCTCTATTGGTTTGTCCTCCATTTGGAGTTCCATTATCTCTTACCGTTAAGGCAAAAGTCATGGATCTAGCAACGTTCGGAATTACTTCCCATTGTGGTGTTAAGTTATCATCTAAAATGTCGCTTAACTGTGGAAATGTACGCTCTCCATTATTTACTGGTGAGTATGATCTGAATTGTGGTCCATTTGTATCTGTTGGTGAAGGTACACCTGCAACCGCTCCAACATCTACTTGTTCCCAGCAGTATGACAACGTAGTTCCGTTAGGATCTGTAGCAGTTCCTGATAAGGTAAATGCGGTTCCATAAGGAATGGTATAATCAGCTCCTGCGTTTACCGTTGGTGCTGTATTTCCATTAGCAGTATTAGCAGCACAAACTGGGTTTTGGTTCAATCTTGTCCACATATTGTCAATACTGATTGCATGGAAATGATCGTCACTATTGTTTTGAATATTGTCTGATCCACAAATTCCAGCATACGCCATGATGGTTGATCCACTACCAGGCTCTACTGCAGTTGCAGCACTTCTGTTACCACCAGAGCAGTTTCCTTGACTTCCGTTAAATGTATGTGGCGCTCCAAATTGGTGTCCCATTTCGTGAGCTACGAAGTCTATATCAAAAGGATCACCTACAGGGTTTGGAGAACCTGTAACTCCTGCAGCCTTTGCATTGCTAAAGCAAATGCCTCCAAGAGATGCCAATCCACCACCACCAGTAGTAAATACGTGACCAATGTCATAGTTAGCCACACCGATGTTGGTATTTACGATAGATACGTTTTGGTTGATTAATTGTCCTGCGTCACTATCTGTATATCCATCATTTTCTGCTAAGAAGATGATACTTGTGTTGTCTACCAAAGTCATTGTTAATGACATGTCTCTTTCAAATACAGCGTTTACTCGTGTCATTGTCACGGTCATAGCTGCTAATACGGTAGCTCTCTTTACGGCATCTGTAGCAGTTTGTTGCCCAGCTGCAGTGATATGATAGTTTGCATATTCTTGTGTACAAGCCAATGCCAAACGAAATGTTCTTAATTGACCGTCGTTTGCATTTTCCAATTGAACAGTATCATCTGCATTTCCTCTGCCTAGATTGTCTTCTACACTGTCTTCAACCTCACATAACAAGTTGTTTTGCGTTTCTCTGTAGAGATTCGCTTTTTTATACATCATGTATGTTTGTAAATCAGAAGTCATAGGATCAATGTACATGGTTTCTCCTATGGTGTGTACTGTTGCATGAAATCCAAAGATTGTTGTTGAGAAACGAATGATAGTTCCTGTATTTTCTCTACTGACAGCAACATACGACTGAATGTCTGGATAGTTTGCGGCAAATGTTGGTTCTAAAACAGAAGCGTTGTATACTTCAAAGCTTTCCATTTTTCCGTCTGTAACAGGAAATTGTACAACAATTTCCGATTGGATATTTAAATCTCTATCTGGAGCGTCAGCTACTAACTGTTTTAGAGAATTTAAATCTAAAGTATACGTGTCGTATGCTGTAGGGAAGGAAGTTCTTTTTAATAGTTCATCTGGTTGATAATTGGTATTGCTTGTTGTTTTCCAAAACGATTTTCCTTGCGAAAATGCGAATAGAGGGAGCAATATCAATATAAAAAGGTAATTTTTTTTCATAATGATAAAATAGATTATTGAAGTTTTTAGTTTAATAAAAGTGCGATAAAGTTAACTTTTTTTTTAAAATATGATAGGAAAACTTTAACAATTAATACGAAATCAATGCAAAATTTAACAAATAGGTAGTTTTTAATTCCAAGCGCTAATGTTTTCTACATCAATGTCTAGGACTAATAACGTATGCAACCCTGAGAGCGGAATACCACTTTCCATGGTTTGCCAATCTTCCCAAGAAGCATACAATCCTCCAATAGGAATAATGTCTACCCACATTTGATAGCCTTTTGGACGCCCATTTTCATCTAGAAACCATAGATAAGAATCGCCAGGTGTGGTTCCTCCCGAAGTATACGTGATGAGCAATCCTTCGTCGCCTGCTTTATTTTTGGCAATACTGCGTGTTACACCTTCATCAAATACTTTGTAAGGTGCTACTACCCAAAAGGAATCGTTGTGAAAGTAGGCGAGAGCCGTATCAATATATTCAGAGGCTTCATTAGTAGTAATCGTTTTTCCGTTTACCATCACTGTACTTGTGTTTGGTTGTTTTAAATTGAGATTGACTTTTACATCACTCCAAGATACTTCTACTTTGTATTGATCTTTATCCCATACATATTGATGTCCGCCTGGAAATGTCCAACTCAAGTAACGCGTGTTTTTGTAGGCTTCGTAATTTACAGCCGAAAGCATTCTGTTTGCCATTGCATCTGCCGCATCACCTTTGGTTCCTTGCGGAACAGGTTCGTTGTAAATAAAATATACGATTGTAAACACGATTAGTAACGTGACAAGTATTCCTAAGATGAGTTTTCCTAGAATTTTAGCAATTTTCTTCATGAAGTTGGTTTAAGAAGTTTTTTTGGGATGATTAATTTTTGAAGCGTCTTAAATCGCTGCTTTCAAACGTCCATTCTGGTGTGTGTAAGGTGTCATCGTTGGCTTTGTACCAAGGACTTAATGTTTCGTTTTTAGGATTGACTAAGATTTGTGTTTCTTGTGCTGGCATGTAACTTTGTGCAATCATGAATATTTTTTCGCCTGCTTCATTTGTAGCAACATCAACGACAATAACCGCATGTCCGAACGGGTTTCCTTGTTGGATAAAGACATCGCCCACTTGCATGTCTTGAATGTTTGGGACTTTGGTTAATTCTTTTCGTAACGAAGCGGTGTTTGCATACGCGAAGATATAATTCATGTAACGACGAAATTTTTTATAAGAATGATCGCCTTTGGCATATTTTGTAAAGTAGCGCGGTTTTCCGTCCGAAAGAAAGTTGAAGTGAATATCCTGTAAACGATGTTGTTCAAATAAGTATTCGCCGCGTAAGCGCATAACAGCATCGGCGCATTGTTGTAAATCGCGCGTGCCAATTTCCATAGCTACGACAGAAACGTATACATTGTCATTGTACTTTTCGCGTCCATCATAGTATTTTACCTTACTATTGAACGGTTTTAGCGGTAATTTTCGCAAATATGTACCAAAATCTTTCTTTTTTAAAGGGATTCTTGTAAAGTTTTTGGGCGTGTTGAAGCGTTCTTGAATGGTTTTTCCTTCGGGATTGATCAAGCCTTTTTTAGTTTCCGTTTCAACCAAATTCTTAGGATCTTGTGGAGCAGTAATGTTTCCATCAGCAACCACCGCACTTTTTTTATCTTCCGCGCAAGCGAGAAACATACAACTAAAAAGTAATAGAAACGTCATATTTTTTATGGAATATAGTGTCAGATTTCGCATGTGATGTGTATTTTTACTTTTAGAAATTCAATTTACAAAATATTAGATTTGAATTCATAAGAAACAATAACAATACCAAAAATTATATGAATATCTTAGGAATAGGCTCCAGAATTAAACATCCGGAATACGGATTGGGCGTAGTTACCAACGTAACGTCAAAACATTATTGGGTAACTTTTATTGAAAACGGACTGGAAACGATTGATATTGACAGCGATTTTGAAATTATTGATGCCGTTGAAGACGAAGTAGATACCGTAAGTTTTTATGAAGTAGAAACCATTTTGCGAAATATGCTTAAAAAATGGTCAGATGTGTCTGAAATTGTTCCTATTGCTGATAAATGGAAAGGCGGAAAGCTGATTTTAGAACCTGGCGATACCAATTTGAAAAGTAAAGAATTGCCAATTGACGGTTTCTTTCATAAAATCGTCATGGTACGCGATCGCATTCGTGTGATGGAACAAAAAATAAATTCGAGCAATTTGGAAGAGCAAGAAAAAATTGACTTGCAACAGTATATTACACGTATCTACGGAAGTTTGACAACTTTTAATGTGTTGTTTAAGAATAAATCACAACAGTTTGTGGGTTCGAGATCGAAGTAGGTAGTTAGATTTTTAGATTCTTTTTGAATCGTCATTGCGAAAATTTTTCATAGCGAAGCATCGAGATGAAAAATTTGTGGCAATCTGTTGATTTCAAAGAAAAAATGTGCTTAGAATGTATAAGATTGCTTTGGTTATTGCATCGCAATGATATTTTCAATTAACAGTTTCTTGACCTTTATACGAATATGACAAAAAAAGAGGAACGTTTTTTTTGAAAACGTTCCTCCAACTTGTAAAACTAACCAACACTCATTATGGCATCACTACGGTATCAATTACATGAATTACACCATTAGTTCCCATAATATCAGTTTTTGTGATCATGCTATAGTTTCCATTAGCATCTTTCAACCAAATTCCTTTGTCATTTTGTACAACAGTAATCTCGCTTCCGCTAAGTGTTGTTAATGTTACTTTTCCATTTCCCTTTTTCAAAGCAGCAACTACATCTTTTGCAGTTAATTTTCCCTTGATCACGTGGTATGTTAAGATTGTAGCCAATTTTGACTTGTTTTCTGGCTTCAATAAAGCGCCCAATGTGTTTTGATCTATTTTCGCAAACGCATCATTGGTTGGTGCAAATACAGTGTATGGTCCTTCCATTTTTAATGCATCTACCAATCCAGCAGCTTTTACAGCAGTTACTAACGTTGAGAATGCTTTGTTGGAAGCAGCAATATCGACTACATCTTGGTTTTGCGCAGTTGTCTTAGCTGCGAATAAAAATAAAGCTACAGTTGTGATAGTTAGGATTAATTTTTTCATAATAATTTTTTTTAGTTTTTAATTAAAATTTAATTTTTAGATTTTTCTTTTCCAGCGTTTCTAAAGTGCTTTCATATTCATATACACAAGTTTTTTGCTTTTGGATGAGTTCGATGAAATTTTTTTATATTTTTGGTAAGATTTATTTCAAAAGTGAAAGACGACACCATCCTTATAGAACGATTTCAAAATCGTGACGAATCCGCGTTATCCAAGTTATACGACAAATATGCTGGTGCTATTTATGGTGTAATCATTAGAATGTGTCGTAATGAAGAAGCTGCACAGGAAATTTTGCAAGAAACATTTATGAAAGCGTGGGATAAATCACATCTATATGATGCATCTAAAGGAAAATTTTATACGTGGCTGTATCGTATTGCTAGAAACACAACGTTAAATTTTCTAAGAAAAGACACAAAACTCATCCAAACAGAAGATTTAAGTGTATATAAAGATGAAGGTGTTGAAGATACTGATGATTTGTACATAGAATTAAAAGGAGCCTTAGCTAAATTAGAGGCACATCATCAAAAAGCCCTAAAACTCGTGTATTTTAATGGACTTACACATAAAGAAGCGCATGAAGAGATGGGTGTTCCTTTGGGAACTTTCAAATCGTACGTGCGCCAAGCGGTGACAAAGTTGCGTGAGTTGTATGGAAGCGAGCTACTAATTTTATTTTGTATCCTAGAATTGTTGACATGAAAGATAGAAAGACTATCATAGAAAGCGGAATGTTAGAAATGTACTTGTTAGGTTTATTACCTGATGAGCAAATAACTGCGCTCGAAAAAATGTTGTCGGAAGATGCTGAGTTGGCAACAATATATGCTGAAATAGAACAAGATTTTGAAAATGTATCGTTTGAAAATGCGGTTCAGCCACCAGATTTTATTAAGGAAGATTTATTTGATTCGATCCGCAAAGAATATGATAATGTAAAAACACTTCCCAAAGAAGAAGCTTTTCAAGAAAATTTAACTAGAAAGCCACAAACCTTCTTGTGGATTGCGGCAAGTTTGGCTACGATATTTTTGGTGAGTGCTTTTTGGATGTTTACACAATGGAATGCTGCAAAAGACGATTTGCAAATCACACAACAAGAATTGAACGACATTAAATCGCAAATCAAAAGTCTGCAAGGTGATCTTCAAAACTCGCAACTACTCGCAGACGTTGTCAAAGACCCAAACACTGTGCAATACGCTTTGAAAGGAAATGATAAAATTCCGGGCGGATTTGCCACAGCTTATATCAATCACGAGGACAAATCTGCCATTGTCAATGTGCAAAAACTTCCAACCTTATCTTCCGACAAAACCTATCAAATGTGGGCAGATGTAGAAGGCGAAATGATCAATATGGGCGTCATTGATAAAAGCAAAGATGTTGTTGTACTGCAATATATTGATGAAGCTGAATCACTAAATATTACGATTGAACCTGCTGGTGGAAGCGATCATGCAACCGTAACACAGTTGGTGACGAATGTATATCTTTAGGTTTTAGGTCTTATTTTATAAATTCCGATTACTTTATTGAAAAACTTTTTAGAATCTAAATCTAAAAAAGAAAATCTCTCTTATCTTTATCTCAAATCAATAAAGAAATATCATTAAAACCATGAAGATACAACTACTAGGGGTTTTAGTAGTGCTTGCATGTTCTTTAACGTATGCAACGAACAAACCCGATTCTTCCAAAACAATAACAATAAATTCTAAAACCACCAATGCATACATGCCCGTACTTACAGTAACGAGTGTGTTTGTAGAAGAATCAAATGGATCCGCTTCTGTGCCAATTCAATTAGATGTGATTGACACTGTAGATACCACGATCACTATTACAACCGTTGACAATACCGCAACAAGTCCGGATGATTATACAACAACCATAGTGAATGCTACTATTCCTGCGGGACAATTAGGCATATCGGTAACAATTCCTATTACAGATGACTTTATTGGAGAACCTTCTGAAAATTTCTTTGTAAACGCAACAATAACTAGTGGAAATACAGCAAATACTACAGCATCAGGTACCGTTACTATTGGTCCCAATAATTTTCCGTCTCTTAATATACAAAGCATTTCTATCCAAGAATCTGCTGGTGTTGCCAACATCACAATAGCATTGAGCAATCCTAGCAGTCAAAACACTGTATTCGATATCGCTACACAAAATAATACTGCGGTAGCTCCAGTTGATTATACACCTGTGAACGAAACAGGAATTGTAATCGCTTCAGGAATGACTAATTTTATGTATTCCATTCCGATTATTGATGATAGCACTGTGGAAACTGTGGAAGATTTTGATGTCATAGTAACGGTGACTAGCGGAAATACAAGTAATAATTGGGATTCGGGAACAGTAACTATTATAGATAATGACGACTCTGTAATGAGCGTTGGCGATGTAAC harbors:
- a CDS encoding RNA polymerase sigma factor; amino-acid sequence: MKDDTILIERFQNRDESALSKLYDKYAGAIYGVIIRMCRNEEAAQEILQETFMKAWDKSHLYDASKGKFYTWLYRIARNTTLNFLRKDTKLIQTEDLSVYKDEGVEDTDDLYIELKGALAKLEAHHQKALKLVYFNGLTHKEAHEEMGVPLGTFKSYVRQAVTKLRELYGSELLILFCILELLT
- a CDS encoding fasciclin domain-containing protein, whose translation is MKKLILTITTVALFLFAAKTTAQNQDVVDIAASNKAFSTLVTAVKAAGLVDALKMEGPYTVFAPTNDAFAKIDQNTLGALLKPENKSKLATILTYHVIKGKLTAKDVVAALKKGNGKVTLTTLSGSEITVVQNDKGIWLKDANGNYSMITKTDIMGTNGVIHVIDTVVMP
- a CDS encoding anti-sigma factor domain-containing protein, which codes for MKDRKTIIESGMLEMYLLGLLPDEQITALEKMLSEDAELATIYAEIEQDFENVSFENAVQPPDFIKEDLFDSIRKEYDNVKTLPKEEAFQENLTRKPQTFLWIAASLATIFLVSAFWMFTQWNAAKDDLQITQQELNDIKSQIKSLQGDLQNSQLLADVVKDPNTVQYALKGNDKIPGGFATAYINHEDKSAIVNVQKLPTLSSDKTYQMWADVEGEMINMGVIDKSKDVVVLQYIDEAESLNITIEPAGGSDHATVTQLVTNVYL
- a CDS encoding reprolysin-like metallopeptidase, which produces MKKNYLFILILLPLFAFSQGKSFWKTTSNTNYQPDELLKRTSFPTAYDTYTLDLNSLKQLVADAPDRDLNIQSEIVVQFPVTDGKMESFEVYNASVLEPTFAANYPDIQSYVAVSRENTGTIIRFSTTIFGFHATVHTIGETMYIDPMTSDLQTYMMYKKANLYRETQNNLLCEVEDSVEDNLGRGNADDTVQLENANDGQLRTFRLALACTQEYANYHITAAGQQTATDAVKRATVLAAMTVTMTRVNAVFERDMSLTMTLVDNTSIIFLAENDGYTDSDAGQLINQNVSIVNTNIGVANYDIGHVFTTGGGGLASLGGICFSNAKAAGVTGSPNPVGDPFDIDFVAHEMGHQFGAPHTFNGSQGNCSGGNRSAATAVEPGSGSTIMAYAGICGSDNIQNNSDDHFHAISIDNMWTRLNQNPVCAANTANGNTAPTVNAGADYTIPYGTAFTLSGTATDPNGTTLSYCWEQVDVGAVAGVPSPTDTNGPQFRSYSPVNNGERTFPQLSDILDDNLTPQWEVIPNVARSMTFALTVRDNGTPNGGQTNRDDATVTFANTGPFIVTAPNTTNQSFPTNSATTITWDVAGTTANGINTSNVNILFSTDGGLTFPTTLAANTPNDGSQAITFPVVFEPYCRIKIEAVGNVFFAISKSFSVGATVTTNTVCNTYTTGPIATPIPDSTGANVQGTPVFIPVTVTENTPITDIRVSADVAHTYIGDLIMQLQAPNGGGFSNIWSRTCNDAQYGGIDVTLRDGEPTIACATPTVGTFAPANPMTGFNGNNPSGTWNLVFVDFFNGDSGVVNEWSIELCTTTTNISLSNEEFELDSFALYPNPNKGEFSLSFNSTSGEDISINVHDISGRLIHTKNYNATSTFNENISLRNVSTGMYLITVTDQERTVTKKLIIE
- a CDS encoding DUF4846 domain-containing protein, whose product is MTFLLLFSCMFLACAEDKKSAVVADGNITAPQDPKNLVETETKKGLINPEGKTIQERFNTPKNFTRIPLKKKDFGTYLRKLPLKPFNSKVKYYDGREKYNDNVYVSVVAMEIGTRDLQQCADAVMRLRGEYLFEQHRLQDIHFNFLSDGKPRYFTKYAKGDHSYKKFRRYMNYIFAYANTASLRKELTKVPNIQDMQVGDVFIQQGNPFGHAVIVVDVATNEAGEKIFMIAQSYMPAQETQILVNPKNETLSPWYKANDDTLHTPEWTFESSDLRRFKN